One window of the Salvelinus fontinalis isolate EN_2023a chromosome 2, ASM2944872v1, whole genome shotgun sequence genome contains the following:
- the LOC129827577 gene encoding protein TANC2-like isoform X3, producing MFRNSLKMLLGGKTNRKNRNSGGSSTEGDGLFEGDYGGPPLPVTEGMQHIRIMEGVSRSLPSSPLLSHQALNMRLQPTKRLPGEESQELGPPPSVDEAANTLMTRLGFLLGDKMNEGQPGSQYDMDDHDSQGMMSVNQRISPCSSLASSTASPPASSPCSTLPPGGAPGNHASGDCAYGSITSPTSTLESRDSGIIATLTSYSENADRGGGKHGDGSRGSLKLWQTQKCSGTDSFLYRVDENMAASTYSLNKIPERSLETAHSSHSAHSIPLYLMPRPNSVAATSSAHLEDLAYLDEQRHTPLRTSLRMPRQNSGSGRSGHDLRVRFAPYRPPDIALKPLLFEVPSLTADSLFTGREWLFQEVDARFHGDDSAANRGVVIVGNVGFGKTAIISRLVALSCHGNRMRQIASDSPHASPKHGETLPLTQPQHSHGTLGGSCPGTPEMRRRQEEALRRLASQVVAYHYCQADNAYTCLVPEFVHNVAALLCRAPQLMAYREQLLREPHLQSTLSLRSCVQDPLNAFRRGVLEPLDILHKERKIACEEDLIILVDGLNEAEFHKPDYGDTITSFLCKTMERFPPWLKLVVTVRTSLQEITHPLPFHRISLDRLEENDAIDQDLQGYLLQRIQGSAEIQSNVSLNGRLDNAAFAKLSTHLKALSRGSYLYLKLTLDLIEKGYLVLKSSSFKVVPVSLAEVYLLQLNMRFPTQSSFDRALPLLNVAVASLHPLTDEQAYGAVNAGAVRGPALDWEDFQGRLELLSPFLVRRRDGTRMFTHPSFREWLIWREDGEKTKFLCDPRSGHTLLAFWFSRQEGKLNRQQTIELGHHILKAHIFKGLSKKVGVSSSVLQGLWVSYSTEGLSTALASLRNLYTPNIKVSRLLVLGGANVNYRSEVLNNAPLLCVHAHLGYAETAGLLLENGAHVDGESDSGLTPLGYAAAAGHLSIVTALCACKAKVDHLDRNGQCALVHAALRGHLQVVKFLMQSDWNPDGQPQGAFTKSHAVQQALIAGASMGYTEIASYLLDLPEKDEEEEERAQINNFDTLWGETALTAAAGRGKLDVCRLLLEQGAAVGQPNRRGIVPLFSAVRQGHWQIVDLLLNHGADVNMADKQGRTPLMMASSEGHLGTAEFLLAQGASLALMDKEGLTALSWACLKGHMPLVRCLVERGAATAHADKSGRTPLDLAAFYGDSEVVQYLVDHGAMIEHVDYSGMRPLDRAVGCRNTSVVVALLKKGAKMGYQTLPSRPRGPATWAMATSKPDIMIVLLSKLIEEGDGFYKKGKVKEAAQRYQYALKKFPREGFSEDLKTFRELKVSLLLNLSRCRRKMNDFGMAEEFATKALELKSKSYEAFYARARAKRSSRQFHAALEDLNEATLLCPNNREIQRLLQRVEEECLQFEEQQELDPPPSPPREQAAPTPQSLEPRLEDMQPVQDLFEEDEDYLERLPMGMTPEPRSSPSGLPLIQSLPPSPCHRNSPYLSGGPSMVQSFELPPSPPSMSSPTRQGYQSTSPSLSPTHQSSHYRPSPPHTSPVHQASATPYNFSPPPSPLRRGPQYRASPTSESGGGLYRPQSASARYQSEQIPGRPKSPLSKMSSQRSFQLLSQQQPPQQGQWLQPAKAQIVRTNQPSSAVHSSAVLGTSAYSQMAHSMSTRLPPDLAELGDGVNIYPSALEGRPTLQVQASLSAGALYQHGGIQMVPMEDELPQRPSSAYRPGGLRYGQAPQISRSQSAAYYPVSPQMEMELEMEHQAALGSPENPHGLRRPVSATSAEPKPHAPTPRPLMHSQSVGLRFSPSNTSLGGVSAANLAPGFRGSTSAQQMEIPLQLSYEDGSVYCDDLSPVSPPQGSDIRVVGGTYPDKALRSRNTPFMGVVDKTARTHQYLPPQPQTIGRSWAISSLDTVVTSSATSPGNIGPQHGYSQQPSLGHIAYYNRTNNAHNGHLLDDDYYKPPANSSRDGRADGMGRVSQAPTYPDVKVARTLPVAQAYQDSEYMQHSRDRQGPTSPIKPKRPFVESNV from the exons gtgAGGAGAGCCAGGAGCTGGGCCCCCCTCCCTCTGTGGACGAGGCAGCCAACACCCTGATGACGCGCCTGGGCTTCCTACTGGGAGACAAGATGAACGAGGGACAGCCGGGCTCACAGTACGACATGGACGACCACGACAGCCAG GGCATGATGTCAGTGAACCAGCGGATCAGCCCCTGCTCCAGCCTGGCCAGCAGTACAGCCTCCCCCCCTGCAAGCAGCCCCTGCTCCACGCTGCCCCCAGGAGGGGCCCCCGGGAACCACGCTTCCGGAGACTGCGCCTATGGTTCCATCACCAGCCCCACCTCCACTCTGGAGAGCAGGGACAGCGGCATCATCG CCACACTGACCAGCTACTCTGAGAATGCTGACCGGGGTGGGGGGAAGCACGGGGACGGCTCGCGGGGTAGCCTGAAGCTGTGGCAGACCCAGAAGTGTTCGGGCACAGACTCGTTCCTGTACCGCGTGGATGAGAACATGGCTGCCTCCACCTACAGCCTGAACAAGATCCCAGAGAGGAGCCTGGAGACGGCCCACTCCTCCCATTCTGCCCACTCCATCCCCCTCTACCTCATGCCCCGGCCCAACTCTGTGGCAG ccaCGAGTTCGGCCCACCTGGAGGACCTGGCCTACCTGGATGAGCAGAGACACACTCCCCTGAGGACCTCCCTCAGGATGCCCCGTCAGAACTCTGGGTCCGGGCGCTCCGGACACGACCTCAGAG tacgcTTTGCCCCCTACCGCCCCCCGGATATCGCCCTCAAGCCCCTTCTGTTCGAGGTGCCCAGCCTGACAGCTGATTCGCTCTTCACCGGGAGGGAGTGGCTCTTCCAGGAAGTGGACGCCCGTTTTCACGGCGACGACTCGGCAGCCAATCGAGGTGTGGTTATCGTGGGAAACGTGGGCTTCGGCAAGACTGCCATCATCTCCCGCCTGGTGGCACTCAGCTGCCACGGCAACCGCATGAGGCAGATCGCCTCGGACAGCCCCCACGCATCGCCCAAAC atgGGGAGACCCTGCCCCTCACCCAGCCCCAGCACTCCCATGGCACCCTGGGGGGCAGCTGCCCTGGCACGCCCGAGATGAGGAGACGCCAGGAGGAGGCTTTACGGCGGCTTGCCTCACAG GTGGTGGCATACCACTACTGCCAGGCGGACAACGCCTACACGTGCCTGGTGCCAGAGTTTGTCCACAACGTGGCGGCTCTGCTGTGTCGGGCACCCCAGCTCATGGCCTACAGGGAGCAGCTGCTGCGGGAGCCCCACCTGCAGAGCACCCTCAGTCTGCGCTCCTGTGTCCAGGACCCCCTCAATGCCTTCAGGAGGGGTGTGCTGGAGCCCCTCGACATCCTGCACAAAG AGAGGAAGATAGCATGTGAGGAGGACCTGATCATTCTGGTAGATGGGCTGAATGAGGCAGAGTTCCACAAGCCGGACTACGGCGACACCATCACCTCCTTCCTGTGTAAGACCATGGAACGCTTTCCTCCCTGGCTCAAACTGGTGGTCACCGTCAGGACCTCCCTACAGGAGATCACACATCCCCTCCCGTTCCACCGTATCTCTCTTGACCGCCTGGAGGAGAATGATGCCATAGACCAGGACCTGCAG GGCTACCTGCTGCAGAGGATCCAGGGCAGTGCTGAGATCCAGAGCAACGTGTCTCTCAACGGGCGTCTGGACAACGCAGCCTTCGCCAAGCTGAGCACCCACCTCAAGGCCCTGAGCCGCGGCTCCTACCTCTACCTGAAGCTGACGCTGGACCTCATCGAGAAGGGCTATCtggtgctcaagagctccagcTTCAAG gtggTGCCGGTGAGCCTGGCTGAGGTGTACCTCCTGCAGCTCAACATGCGTTTCCCCACCCAGTCGTCCTTCGATCGTGCCCTCCCCCTGCTCAACGTGGCCGTggcctccctccaccccctcacgGACGAGCAGGCGTACGGGGCAGTGAACGCTGGCGCCGTGCGAGGCCCTGCCCTGGATTGGGAAGACTTCCAGGGGAGACTGGAGCTGCTATCGCCCTTCCTGGTGCGGAGGAGGGACGGAACACGGATGTTCACACACCCCTCCTTCAGGGAGTGGCTCATCTGGAGGGAGGACGGGGAGAAGACCAAGTTCCTCTGTGACCCGAG gagTGGCCACACTCTCCTGGCCTTCTGGTTCTCACGTCAGGAGGGCAAACTGAACCGGCAGCAGACCATAGAGCTGGGCCACCACATCCTTAAAGCACACATCTTCAAG GGCCTGAGTAAGAAGGTTGGGGTCTCCTCATCAGTCCTGCAGGGGCTGTGGGTCTCTTACAGCACAGAGGGGCTCTCCACTGCTCTGGCCTCACTGAGGAACCTTTACACACCCAACATCAAG GTGAGCCGTTTGTTGGTCCTAGGCGGAGCCAACGTTAACTACCGTTCTGAGGTTCTGAACAACGCCCCATTGCTGTGTGTCCACGCCCACCTGGGCTACGCGGAGACAGCCGGCCTGCTGCTGGAGAACGGAGCACACGTAGACGGGGAGTCGGACAGCGGCCTCACCCCGCTGGGCTACGCCGCCGCCGCTGGACACCTGTCCATCGTCACTGCGCTCTGCGCCTGCAAGGCCAAG gTGGACCACCTTGACAGGAACGGTCAGTGTGCACTGGTGCACGCTGCACTGCGAGGACACCTGCAGGTGGTCAAGTTCCTGATGCAGAGTGACTGGAACCCTGACGGACAGCCCCAAGGAGCCTTCACCAAGAGTCACGCTGTCCAGCAGGCCCTTATAGCAGGGGCCAGCATGGGATACACAGAG ATCGCCTCTTACCTATTGGACCTGCCagagaaggatgaggaggaggaggagcgagCACAGATCAACAACTTTGACACACTCTGGGGAGAGACTG CTCTGACTGCAGCAGCAGGCAGGGGGAAGCTGGATGTGTGCAGGCTGCTGTTGGAACAAGGGGCAGCGGTGGGACAGCCTAACCGCCGGGGCATCGTGCCTCTCTTCAGCGCTGTGCGCCAGGGACATTGGCAG ATAGTGGACCTGCTGTTGAACCATGGAGCTGACGTCAACATGGCAGACAAGCAGGGCCGCACGCCCCTCATGATGGCCTCCTCAGAGGGCCACCTCGGCACAGCAGAGTTCCTACTGGCACAAG GTGCGTCTCTGGCCCTGATGGACAAGGAGGGCCTGACTGCTCTGAGCTGGGCGTGTCTGAAGGGCCACATGCCATTGGTGCGCTGCCTGGTTGAGAGGGGCGCGGCCACCGCCCACGCCGATAAAAGTGGACGCACCCCCCTGGACCTGGCCGCTTTCTACGGAGACTCAGAAGTG GTGCAGTATCTGGTGGACCACGGGGCGATGATAGAGCATGTGGACTACAGTGGGATGCGACCTCTGGACCGGGCCGTGGGCTGCAGGAACACCTCTGTGGTGGTGGCTCTGCTCAAGAAGGGAGCCAAGATGG GATATCAGACTCTTCCCAGTCGACCCCGAG GTCCGGCCACCTGGGCCATGGCCACCTCCAAACCCGACATCATGATCGTCCTGCTCAGCAAGCTGATAGAGGAAGGAGATGGCTTCTACAAG AAAGGTAAAGTGAAGGAGGCGGCCCAGCGGTACCAGTACGCCTTAAAGAAGTTCCCCCGCGAGGGCTTCAGCGAAGACCTCAAGACCTTCAGAGAGCTCAAGGTGTCCCTCCTCCTCAACCTGTCCCGCTGCCGGAGGAAAATGAAT GACTTTGGGATGGCTGAGGAGTTTGCTACCAAGGCGCTAGAGTTGAAATCCAAATCGTACGAGGCCTTTTACGCCAGAGCCCGCGCCAAGCGCAGCAGCAG GCAGTTCCACGCAGCCCTGGAGGACCTGAATGAGGCCACCCTCCTTTGCCCCAACAACCGGGAGATCCAGCGCCTGCtgcagagggtggaggaggagtgtCTTCAGTTCGAGGAGCAACAGGAGCTGGACCCTCCCCCATCCCCTCCCAGAGAGCAGGCCGCGCCCACTCCCCAGTCCCTGGAGCCCCGCCTGGAGGACATGCAGCCAGTGCAGGACCTATTTGAAGAGGACGAGGACTACCTGGAGCGCCTCCCCATGGGCATGACTCCCGAGCCCCGCTCAAGCCCCTCTGGCCTGCCCCTCATCCAGAGCCTGCCCCCCTCTCCGTGCCACCGCAACTCGCCCTACCTCTCCGGAGGCCCCTCCATGGTCCAGTCTTTTGAGCTGCCCCCCAGCCCCCCTTCCATGTCCTCCCCCACGCGCCAAGGCTACCAATCCACCTCTCCGTCACTTTCCCCGACGCACCAGAGCTCCCACTACCGGCCCAGCCCTCCGCACACCTCCCCAGTACACCAGGCTTCCGCTACGCCGTACAACTTCAGCCCACCACCTTCACCTCTCCGCCGGGGGCCTCAGTACCGCGCCAGCCCCACCTCAGAGAGCGGAGGAGGTTTGTACCGGCCACAGTCTGCCTCAGCCCGCTACCAGTCGGAGCAGATACCCGGCCGGCCCAAGTCTCCGCTGTCTAAGATGAGCAGCCAGCGCTCCTTCCAGCTGCTCTCCCAGCAGCAGCCTCCCCAGCAGGGCCAGTGGCTGCAGCCTGCCAAGGCCCAGATCGTACGCACCAACCAGCCCAGCTCTGCTGTGCACTCCAGTGCTGTGCTGGGCACCAGTGCCTACAGCCAGATGGCCCACTCCATGAGCACCCGCCTTCCCCCCGACCTGGCCGAGCTGGGGGACGGTGTGAATATATACCCCAGTGCCCTGGAAGGGAGGCCCACGCTGCAGGTGCAGGCCAGCCTCAGTGCAGGAGCACTGTACCAACATGGTGGGATCCAGATGGTCCCAATGGAGGACGAGCTGCCCCAGCGGCCCTCCTCAGCTTACCGGCCTGGAGGTCTGCGCTACGGCCAGGCCCCCCAGATCAGCCGCAGCCAGTCGGCAGCGTACTACCCTGTCTCACCTCAAATGGAGATGGAGTTAGAGATGGAGCACCAGGCGGCGCTGGGATCACCGGAGAACCCCCACGGCCTGCGCCGACCTGTCAGTGCCACCAGCGCAGAGCCAAAGCCACACGCACCCACTCCCCGGCCCCTCATGCACTCCCAGAGTGTAGGCCTCCGCTTCTCCCCCTCCAACACAAGCCTGGGTGGGGTCTCTGCAGCTAATCTAGCCCCAGGCTTCCGGGGCTCCACCTCGGCCCAGCAGATGGAAATCCCTCTACAGCTGTCCTACGAGGATGGTAGCGTCTACTGCGACGACCTCTCGCCTGTGTCTCCTCCGCAGGGCAGCGACATAAGGGTGGTGGGAGGGACATATCCAGACAAGGCGCTCCGCTCCAGAAACACACCTTTCATGGGCGTTGTCGACAAGACGGCGCGGACTCACCAGTACCTGCCACCGCAACCGCAGACAATAGGGCGCTCCTGGGCCATCTCTTCCCTGGACACGGTGGTGACAAGCTCCGCCACGTCTCCAGGGAACATTGGCCCTCAGCATGGCTACAGCCAACAGCCCAGCCTTGGACACATCGCCTACTACAACCGCACCAACAATGCCCACAACGGACACCTCCTGGACGATGACTACTACAAGCCGCCAGCTAACAGCTCACGGGACGGCAGGGCAGACGGCATGGGCCGCGTGAGCCAGGCGCCCACCTACCCAGACGTCAAGGTGGCCCGGACGCTGCCTGTGGCCCAGGCCTACCAGGACAGCGAGTACATGCAGCACTCCAGGGACAGGCAGGGCCCCACGTCCCCTATCAAACCAAAGAGACCTTTTGTGGAGTCAAACGTgtag